From Rhodothermales bacterium:
ATGCCATCCCCGACCTGTCGGACGTCCAGGTGATCATCCAGACCGAATTCCCGGGTCAGGGTCCTCAAATTGTTGAGCAGCAGGTCACGTATCCGCTGACGACGGCCATGCTGGCGGTTCCATACGCCAAGACGGTGCGCGGGTATTCCTTCTTCGGACTCTCGTTCGTCTATGTGATCTTTGAGGATGGAACCGACCTCTACTGGGCACGCAGCCGCGTAATCGAATATCTCAACTATGCCGCAGGGCGCCTTCCCGAATCGGTTCGACCCTCGATCGGACCCGACGCGACGGGTGTTGGCTGGGTTTACGAGTACTCACTGAGAGACACAACAGGAGCGCGTGATCTTGCGGAGCTCCGGACGGTGCAGGACTACTTCCTTCGGTACGAGCTGCAGTCGGTGGAGGGTGTGGCGGAAGTGGCGTCGATCGGCGGCTTCGTGAAGCAGTATCAGGTGGTTGTCGACCCTCACAAACTGAGCGCGGTCAACATCCCGATCTCGACCCTGAAGCAGGCGCTGGTTCGATCCAATGCGGACGTCGGGGCGAGACTTCTTGAGATCGGAGAGAGAGAGTTCGTCGTTCGAGGTCGCGGCTATCTGACCAGCCTCGAAGACATTCGCAACGTGCCGCTTCGGTCACAGGGCGGAACGCCCGTTCGAATCGGCGACGTCGCAACTGTCAAGCTGGGACCGGACTTGCGCAGAGGACTCGCCGACAAGAACGGCGAAGGCGAAGTCGTGGGTGGGATTGTCGTGATGCGATATGGCGAGAA
This genomic window contains:
- a CDS encoding efflux RND transporter permease subunit, whose product is MINRIIEYSAQNRLLVLLTVALLSGIGIWAASNTPVDAIPDLSDVQVIIQTEFPGQGPQIVEQQVTYPLTTAMLAVPYAKTVRGYSFFGLSFVYVIFEDGTDLYWARSRVIEYLNYAAGRLPESVRPSIGPDATGVGWVYEYSLRDTTGARDLAELRTVQDYFLRYELQSVEGVAEVASIGGFVKQYQVVVDPHKLSAVNIPISTLKQALVRSNADVGARLLEIGEREFVVRGRGYLTSLEDIRNVPLRSQGGTPVRIGDVATVKLGPDLRRGLADKNGEGEVVGGIVVMRYGENARDVIDRVKARLAEIAPGLPEGVEVVTEYDRSGLIKQAVRTLQTKLWEEMLAVALIVVIFLLHVR